Proteins encoded by one window of Pseudonocardia sp. HH130629-09:
- a CDS encoding DUF4334 domain-containing protein, translated as MTSTAPADTLRHLAHGATLEEGLGFFDALPAVGVEEMLGDWSGGEIPTGNPMDGLLGRFGWHGKRFDGVDDVHPLVMDHPRGGRFSLNPALVPLPALLRYPAALRNATLARIARTAGPALATRAPKARLRTTEYRGVASATMCYDDLPIHDVFRRVDDDTVLGAMDMRGLPQPFLFFLRRE; from the coding sequence ATGACCAGCACCGCACCGGCCGACACGCTCCGCCACCTCGCGCACGGCGCCACCCTGGAGGAGGGCCTCGGCTTCTTCGACGCGCTGCCCGCCGTCGGGGTCGAGGAGATGCTGGGTGACTGGTCGGGCGGTGAGATCCCCACCGGCAACCCGATGGACGGGCTGTTGGGCCGCTTCGGCTGGCACGGCAAGCGGTTCGACGGCGTCGACGACGTCCACCCGCTCGTCATGGACCACCCCCGCGGCGGCCGGTTCTCCCTCAATCCCGCCCTGGTCCCGCTGCCCGCGCTGCTGCGCTACCCGGCCGCGCTGCGCAACGCCACCCTCGCGCGGATCGCCCGCACCGCGGGCCCCGCGCTCGCCACCCGGGCCCCGAAGGCGCGGTTGCGCACCACCGAGTACCGCGGGGTCGCCAGCGCCACCATGTGCTACGACGACCTCCCGATCCACGACGTCTTCCGCCGCGTCGACGACGACACCGTGCTCGGCGCCATGGACATGCGCGGCCTGCCCCAGCCGTTCCTGTTCTTCCTGCGTCGCGAGTGA